A region from the Dehalococcoidia bacterium genome encodes:
- a CDS encoding MarR family transcriptional regulator → MRDEEQQTPAEELWWLLMQVGTQVRRVAERRLSAARSSPDQVQALQAIAARQPLTVGEVARAMGLERNSASQLVERLVQQGLVERERSLSDRRQVFVSVSDAGRQAIADSAPSIRALAAELLGTIGETQLRDAAAVLRAMRDGAGTLLQGAAPEPAPAPVEVSAAG, encoded by the coding sequence ATGAGGGACGAGGAGCAGCAAACACCGGCAGAGGAGCTGTGGTGGCTGCTGATGCAGGTGGGGACGCAGGTGCGGCGCGTGGCGGAGCGGCGGCTTTCCGCGGCGCGCAGCTCGCCCGACCAGGTGCAGGCGTTGCAGGCGATCGCCGCACGCCAGCCGCTGACGGTGGGCGAGGTCGCGCGGGCGATGGGGCTGGAGCGCAACAGCGCCTCGCAGCTCGTAGAGCGGCTGGTGCAGCAGGGCCTGGTGGAACGCGAACGCTCGCTCAGCGACCGCCGGCAGGTCTTCGTCTCGGTCAGCGATGCCGGGCGGCAGGCGATCGCCGACTCGGCGCCCTCGATCCGCGCACTGGCGGCCGAACTGCTCGGCACGATCGGTGAGACGCAACTGCGCGATGCCGCCGCCGTGCTGCGGGCGATGCGCGACGGCGCCGGCACGCTGCTGCAAGGCGCCGCGCCCGAGCCGGCGCCCGCGCCGGTCGAAGTCTCTGCCGCTGGCTGA
- a CDS encoding DinB family protein encodes MTLVEFIQAELTRLHGLLERGVADLSPAQWHMVPAGAGTANTIAFELWHYARTEDNIVQFILQGRPTVWMDGGWAARLGLPERVQGTGMATAEAQALRIADFDGFAQYRREVWASTDAYLANPDEATFSQPKLVKPLGEMPAIRALGQVCMTHGFTHLGELELSRTLLGLGPAIGI; translated from the coding sequence ATGACCCTCGTGGAGTTCATTCAGGCGGAGCTGACTCGGCTGCACGGGCTGCTGGAGCGTGGCGTGGCCGATCTCTCGCCGGCACAGTGGCACATGGTGCCGGCCGGCGCCGGCACGGCGAACACGATCGCCTTCGAGCTCTGGCACTACGCGCGTACGGAGGACAATATCGTGCAGTTCATCCTGCAGGGCCGGCCCACGGTGTGGATGGACGGCGGCTGGGCGGCGCGCCTGGGCCTGCCCGAGCGCGTGCAGGGCACCGGCATGGCGACGGCCGAGGCGCAGGCACTGCGCATCGCGGACTTCGACGGCTTCGCGCAGTACCGGCGCGAGGTCTGGGCCAGCACGGATGCCTACCTGGCCAACCCCGATGAGGCGACGTTCAGCCAGCCGAAACTGGTGAAGCCGTTGGGCGAGATGCCGGCGATTCGCGCCCTGGGCCAGGTGTGCATGACGCACGGCTTCACTCACCTGGGCGAGCTGGAGCTGTCGCGCACGCTGCTCGGCCTCGGTCCGGCGATCGGCATTTGA